A single window of Solenopsis invicta isolate M01_SB chromosome 3, UNIL_Sinv_3.0, whole genome shotgun sequence DNA harbors:
- the LOC105206626 gene encoding uncharacterized protein LOC105206626, which produces MHGFADATERAYEAVLYLRTIADGRAWLTLLIAKTRVAPLRQVFLPRLELCAAALLARIAAHTASVLTLDGAAIHLWTDSTVVLGWLQGHPMRWTTFVANRVAEVQGALPDAHWYHVPGRINPADCASRGMSPLELRAHKLWWRGPQYLWASSAAWPAETAVALSRGLPEQLAARVHIACEGQEPEELTRFSSLRRLFRVTAWMRRWLTLATSRADLTRGAVLSATELADARTMWIRCAQRIAFRDEIKALSRGRIGRSRGPLRLLSPFLDDRGLLRVDGRLKHALLSVDKRHPIILPQGSHLTYLVIADEHGRVLHGGTQLTLTSLRQRYWVLPPRW; this is translated from the coding sequence ATGCACGGTTTCGCCGATGCGACGGAACGCGCCTACGAAGCGGTTTTATACCTCCGCACAATCGCGGACGGCAGGGCGTGGCTGACGCTGCTGATCGCCAAGACGCGAGTCGCGCCGCTCAGACAGGTCTTCCTTCCGCGACTGGAGCTTTGCGCGGCTGCTCTGTTGGCTCGGATCGCGGCTCACACCGCTTCCGTCCTGACCCTGGATGGAGCGGCGATTCACCTTTGGACGGACTCCACAGTCGTTCTGGGATGGCTTCAGGGACATCCCATGCGATGGACAACCTTCGTGGCAAACAGGGTCGCCGAGGTTCAAGGAGCACTGCCGGACGCGCACTGGTATCACGTGCCGGGGCGGATCAATCCGGCCGATTGTGCGTCACGGGGAATGTCACCCCTGGAGCTGCGAGCGCACAAGCTCTGGTGGCGAGGACCTCAGTACCTGTGGGCGAGCTCTGCGGCTTGGCCGGCCGAGACAGCGGTGGCCTTGAGTCGTGGGCTGCCCGAGCAGCTCGCTGCTCGGGTCCACATCGCTTGCGAGGGGCAAGAACCGGAGGAGCTGACTCGCTTCTCCTCGTTGCGCCGTTTATTTCGGGTGACCGCCTGGATGCGCCGCTGGTTGACGTTGGCAACTTCGCGTGCCGACTTGACGCGGGGGGCAGTGCTCTCGGCTACTGAGCTGGCTGACGCTCGGACCATGTGGATCCGATGCGCGCAGAGGATTGCCTTCCGGGACGAGATTAAGGCTCTGTCGAGGGGGCGTATCGGGCGCTCTCGGGGTCCACTCCGGTTGCTGAGTCCGTTTCTCGATGATAGGGGACTGCTGCGCGTGGATGGTCGACTGAAGCACGCGCTGTTGAGTGTGGACAAGCGTCATCCCATAATACTTCCGCAGGGTTCGCATCTCACCTATCTGGTGATCGCGGACGAGCACGGCCGTGTTCTTCATGGAGGCACCCAATTAACTCTCACATCGTTGCGTCAGAGGTACTGGGTACTGCCCCCTCGATGGTGa